A section of the Osmia lignaria lignaria isolate PbOS001 chromosome 3, iyOsmLign1, whole genome shotgun sequence genome encodes:
- the Ubr3 gene encoding ubr3 ubiquitin ligase isoform X3, producing MASTSNSSVQSLMNKGKRDAAAYIHAECSKLPLDSGCPEPLTELLDVLLNPSKAIDDWETIDWCKWLMAGGRTPDEFSNTVRMYDNATTCGLVWTPNFVAYRCRTCGISPCMSLCTECFKKGNHYSHDFNMFLSQAGGACDCGDASVMKEIGFCDRHGPKAAVDKSTAPSDLMCVAEVMMPRIILRLIQHLRENCKAGGSDFRVVIQNADGYLTMLLDLNKMGALMRHVMTSALTNPQKYRRLMDPTISTGQPEYDSYCQDSNQIYQDAMKSLPNPEPPDEYKECASLQENLEHTTFLEELMFWTVAYEFPQKLVCLLLNMLPDPDYKEALTRAFVLHYSRISMMLERSPDPDTLSNKIVHVSVQLFSNESLALRMVDQLKLLHVMVIALKYMMSKILIQNTLHDPDKNFHYVVDCERQVMKEHCYWPIVSDLNNVLSHKPIAVRFMSDDTLLEMWFDFLSMFQGMNVNQRELSQHVEYESNTYYAAFSAELEASAYPMWALVSHLRGPESATFTRRVLTFCLTALQDWLDAINFTHPNVNDSLQVSFHLPLHRYFAVFMCQAVRQQGAVLNDLLPPTDMLHLLMMHPLRVQVAFYEIVNGLWVRNGLQIKGQIMTYIQCNFCNSMVDADLYLLQVCATKLQPDIFLKTVIEKFHIKEEMSLCLYRTSQSEYLDADHETPMLESCLTFLATLVNVRTNLGLSDPEMSRLEMVTLLCMGDKTHSQLMELMPERCGSTQNRDFEAVLADVAVYRAPNLEASGNMQQGMYGPQPRVWEELFDPLHVLLRVAQKGDFQMSMDRFTEYVKQSGKLKNSATPWPPFRHPAPVSPAYDDPRIVLRSRVFHAMILIILYKAVYGHNISEHVMALTIYLLEMAVVTAEIPDKSLNPLCQYNRDESSRVIKDMDLSGWYKSDNLSENLRTMISQVILVQESESNSSDSEFEWEIPGDMTEVGTSLMLNDGTDELSLEVLASLDGIIVRSSSPIPGLPQANDQYRMTIVPDDGIVAISDANSEDDLIPLQRALPPSTEESMALALESPPLPNNIGGQPALPPAPHRPAVMAGNGNVIIAAAQSAYSRLSNSRVTTTEIVPSTSNSHKHFKRRDAQGGPLQPQTVKVGESIISLLLKLHSQLSGVPDSYNPEQSGMSDNEASSSTATEPKECRIGDGPFFIAQLLNKIANLDPMCKDAINEARNKLWPRMQECEYKQREKEHREREERRRRAKERQQKLMAEFANKRKQFMEKAMKTDEAGVSSMDWDQEENTAKLTSKKEYDCVICNQTSPSTEDKPMGLVVLVQATSVIGHERQQTERLPLPTSDDDPPIPKDDTRGAYFDRRMDELNRHFDTASWLLSVNLGWEGGVHVQTCGHHLHLDCLKSYLQSLRNQQRQQSLAVDSGEYLCPLCRQLANSFLPLSPQLGECAAVVQSRHASSGTILLELNNLLKEIQRNPISTNLAMAMGKAMEDMTSCTYLKYKQKNCSPSHQSLFLFVTSIARTNFEVELVQRGGSLCISPPTTIPLTPKRDCIVALLHVLAMHARVLTVWPVHHTWQQLSGLPTEPAAPLALTLHEKEVPLLLRDPTALLIQFILLLPLHMDQTYFSSVVKVIYNLLYYQVIVQISCGLTQAQRNTILRREYVERAPMSSETMLYRIIQYFNDSPLYRSDDIVYKPSTSSSNSYAGIKMHSIEQQIQSMCLPFLRIAALLRYHLYEEPLPLVRIPQTEFVRLVYYLELVSEGMDWNVFNSTVALNWQDSEASFTVPRLWCDQFLAFLNRSDVARNLIMEQHISWQVPKLLSLPREYEKIFTYYHERQCRQGHSIPQEISICLLCGAIVCLRQNCCKQMNVCEVVQHSIDCGGGTGIYLVVTSTYIVVIRGRRVCLWGSLYLDDFEEEDRDLKRGKPLYLSQDRYQLLEQQWLAHRFDHTKKTWVWHRDIL from the exons ATGGCCTCAACTTCTAACAGCTCAGTTCAATCACTGATGAACAAGGGCAAACGTGATGCAGCTGCTTATATTCATGCAGAATGTAGCAAATTACCCCTTGACAGTGGCTGCCCAGAACCTCTTACTGAACTATTGGATGTTCTTTTAAATCCTAGTAAAGCGATCGACGACTGGGAAACCATTGACTGGTGTAAGTGGTTAATGGCTGGTGGTCGTACGCCAGATGAATTTTCCAACACAG tAAGAATGTATGACAATGCTACAACATGTGGACTAGTTTGGACACCAAATTTTGTAGCTTACCGTTGTCGTACTTGTGGTATATCACCATGCATGTCTTTATGTACGGAATGCTTTAAAAAGGGCAATCATTATAGCCATGACTTCAACATGTTTCTCAGCCAAGCAGGAGGTGCATGTGATTGTGGTGATGCATCTGTTATGAAAGAAATAGG ATTTTGTGATAGACACGGCCCAAAAGCTGCTGTAGATAAGTCAACTGCACCTTCAGATTTGATGTGTGTAGCAGAAGTAATGATGCCTAGAATAATTCTTCGTCTTATTCAACATTTACGCGAAAATTG TAAAGCAGGTGGCTCAGACTTTAGGGTTGTTATCCAAAATGCAGACGGATATTTAACCATGCTTCTTGATTTAAATAAGATGGGTGCGTTAATGAGGCATGTCATGACATCGGCGCTTACAAATCCACAGAAGTATAGACGCCTTATGGATCCTACTATTTCAACTGGACAGCCAGAGTATGATAGTTATTGTCAGGATAGCAATCAAATATATCAAGATGCAATGAAATCTTTACCAAATCCAGAACCACCCGATGAATATAAAG AATGTGCATCGTTACAAGAGAACTTAGAACATACTACTTTCCTAGAAGAATTAATGTTCTGGACAGTTGCTTATGAATTTCCACAAAAATTAGTTTGCCTACTATTAAATATGTTACCAGATCCAGATTATAAAGAAGCACTTACTCGTGCATTCGTATTGCATTATAGTAGAATTTCAATGATGCTTGAACGTTCACCAGATCCTGATACTTTGAGTAATAAAATAGTTCATGTCAGTGTACAG CTATTTAGTAACGAAAGTCTAGCGCTAAGAATGGTGGATCAATTAAAATTGCTTCACGTCATGGTTATTGCATTAAAGTACATGATGAGTAAGATATTAATTCAGAATACTTTACATG ATCCAGATAAAAATTTTCACTATGTAGTAGACTGTGAACGACAAGTGATGAAGGAACATTGTTATTGGCCGATTGTATCAGACTTAAATAATGTTCTTTCGCATAAGCCTATTGCTGTTAGGTTTATGAGCGATGATACACTTCTAGAAATGTGGTTTGACTTCCTGTCTATGTTTCAAG GAATGAATGTAAATCAGCGAGAACTAAGCCAACACGTTGAGTACGAGTCTAACACATACTATGCGGCATTCAGTGCCGAGTTAGAAGCTAGTGCATATCCGATGTGGGCTTTAGTCTCCCATTTGCGTGGACCTGAAAGTGCAACTTTCACTCGTCGAGTTCTTACATTTTGTCTCACAGCGTTACAAGATTGGTTAGATGCTATAAATTTCACTCATCCAAATGTG AATGATAGTTTACAAGTGTCGTTTCATCTTCCACTTCATCGGTACTTCGCTGTATTTATGTGTCAAGCAGTGCGTCAACAAGGGGCTGTACTTAACGATTTATTACCACCAACCGATATGTTACACCTTCTGATGATGCATCCTCTGCGAGTTCAG GTGGCCTTCTATGAAATTGTAAATGGACTGTGGGTGCGAAATGGGTTGCAAATAAAGGGTCAGATAATGACATATATACAgtgtaatttttgtaattctATGGTAGATGCAGATCTTTATCTTCTACAAGTCTGTGCAACCAAGTTACAACCAGACATCTTTCTAAAAACAGTCattgaaaa gTTTCACATTAAGGAAGAAATGAGCCTTTGTTTATATAGAACATCTCAAAGTGAATACTTAGATGCAGACCATGAGACACCTATGCTAGAAAGTTGTTTGACATTCTTAGCTACATTGGTTAATGTTAGAACAAATCTAG gttTATCTGATCCTGAAATGTCTCGCTTAGAAATGGTCACTCTATTATGTATGGGCGATAAAACTCATAGTCAGCTAATGGAATTAATGCCAGAACGTTGTGGCAGTACTCAAAACAGAGATTTTGAAGCTGTATTAGCTGATGTAGCAGTATACAGAGCACCTAATCTTGAAGCTAGCGGAAATATGCAACAGGGGATGTATGGTCCTCAACCCCGTGTTTGGGAGGAATTATTTGACCCGTTACATGTCTTGCTAAGAGTAGCACAAAAAGGGGATTTCCAGATGTCAATGGATCGTTTTACCGAATA TGTAAAGCAGTcaggtaaattgaaaaatagcgCAACGCCATGGCCACCATTTAGGCATCCCGCTCCTGTTTCACCTGCCTACGATGATCCACGAATTGTATTAAGATCTAGAGTCTTTCATGcaatgattttaataattttgtataaagcTGTGTATGGACATAACATATCAGAACATGTAATGGCGCTGACTATTTATTTACTAGAAATGGCAGTAGTTACTGCAGAGATACCTGACAAATCG ttgaATCCTTTGTGTCAGTATAATAGAGATGAATCATCTCGGGTAATAAAAGATATGGATTTATCTGGTTGGTACAAGAGTGATAATTTGTCTGAGAACCTGAGGACAATGATATCTCAAGTTATTTTAGTTCAAGAATCCGAATCAAATAGCTCAGACA gtGAATTTGAATGGGAAATTCCGGGAGACATGACTGAAGTTGGAACTTCACTCATGTTGAATGATGGAACAGATGAACTTTCTTTAGAAGTTTTGGCATCTTTAGATGGTATTATCGTGCGTAGCTCCTCTCCTATACCTGGTTTACCACAAGCAAACG ACCAGTATCGTATGACTATTGTACCTGACGATGGAATCGTTGCTATATCAGATGCTAATAGTGAAGATGATTTAATACCTCTACAAAGAGCTTTGCCACCATCCACCGAAGAATCCATGGCCCTTGCCCTTGAATCACCTCCTTTACCAAACA ACATCGGAGGACAACCTGCGTTACCACCTGCGCCTCATCGGCCCGCCGTTATGGCTGGTAATGGTAATGTAATAATAGCCGCTGCTCAAAGTGCGTACTCACGGTTAAGTAATTCGAGAGTGACAACGACAGAAATTGTACCATCTACATCGAATTCTCACAAACACTTCAAAAGGAGAGATGCACAA ggtGGCCCGTTACAACCGCAAACAGTAAAAGTGGGCGAGAGTATAATTTCGTTGTTATTGAAATTACATTCACAGCTATCAGGTGTTCCGGATAGTTACAATCCCGAACAAAGTGGAATGTCAGATAACGAAGCCAGTAGTAGTACAGCTACAGAACCAAAAGAGTGTAGGATCGGTGACGGACCATTCTTTATCGCGCAGCTACTAAATAAAATAGCAAATTTGGATCCTATGTGTAAGGATGCTATAAACGAAGCTAGAAACAAATTATGGCCTCGTATGCAGGAGTGTGAATACAAGCAACGAGAGAAGGAACATCgggaaagagaggagagacgAAGGCGGGCAAAAGAACGGCAGCAAAAATTAATGGCTGAATTTGCCAATAAACGAAAACAGTTCATGGAAAAAGCTATGAAAACAG aTGAGGCAGGAGTATCTAGTATGGATTGGGATCAAGAAGAAAATACAGCTAAATTGACTAGCAAAAAGGAATACGATTGCGTTATTTGCAATCAAACTAGTCCTAGTACTGAAGATAAACCTATGGGTCTTGTTGTATTGGTTCAGGCAACAAGTGTTATTGGTCATGAGCGACAGCAAACAGAGAGATTACCCTTACCTACTTCCGACGATGACCCTCCTATACCAAAGGATGATACACGGGGTGCCTATTTTGATCGTAGAATGGATGAACTTAATCGTCATTTCGATact GCTTCGTGGCTGTTGTCCGTCAATTTAGGGTGGGAAGGTGGAGTTCACGTTCAAACATGTGGACACCATTTACATTTAGATTGTTTGAAATCATATTTACAATCCCTTCGCAATCAACAAAGACAGCAAAGTCTAGCAGTGGATAGCGGCGAATATCTGTGCCCGCTTTGTCGTCAGTTAGCAAACTCATTTCTTCCACTTTCTCCGCAGTTAGGAGAATGTGCAGCAGTTGTACAATCTCGTCATGCCTCTTCTGGCACGATACTTTTGGAGTTAAATAATTTGTTGAAAGAGATACAACGAAATCCA ATCTCGACGAATTTAGCCATGGCAATGGGCAAAGCCATGGAGGATATGACGAGTTGCACATACTTAAAGTATAAACAAAAGAACTGTTCTCCTAGTCACCAAAGTTTGTTCCTTTTCGTAACTTCTATAGCTCGAACTAATTTCGAAGTTGAACTCGTTCAGCGTGGTGGGTCGTTGTGTATCTCTCCGCCCACGACGATACCTTTAACACCAAAACGTGATTGCATTG ttGCACTTCTTCATGTTCTGGCAATGCATGCAAGAGTATTGACAGTGTGGCCTGTACATCATACTTGGCAGCAATTATCTGGACTACCTACCGAACCAGCAGCTCCACTTGCGTTAACGTTACACGAGAAAGAAGTTCCTTTACTTCTCAGAGATCCAACTGCTCTTCTTATACAGTTTATATTATTACTTCCTTTGCACATggatcaaa cgTATTTCTCTAGTGTGGTAAAGGTAATCTACAACTTATTGTACTATCAGGTAATAGTACAAATAAGCTGTGGTCTCACGCAAGCACAAAGAAATACAATCTTAAGGAGAGAATATGTCGAACGCGCTCCCATGTCTTCGGAAACTATGCTCTACAGAATAATCCAATATTTCAACGACAGCCCGCTCTATCGTTCGGATGATATCGTATACAAACCATCGACATCGTCGTCAAATTCGTACGCAGGAATTAAAATGCATAGTATCGAGCAACAG ATACAATCTATGTGTTTACCATTCCTACGAATAGCTGCATTGCTCCGTTATCATTTGTACGAAGAACCATTGCCTTTAGTTAGGATACCACAGACTGAATTTGTGAGATTAGTATATTATTTGGAATTAGTGTCGGAGGGTATGGATTGGAATGTCTTTAATTCCACGGTAGCTTTGAACTGGCAAGATTCAGAAGCAAGTTTCACGGTACCACGTTTATGGTGTGACCAGTTTCTGGCTTTTTTGAATCGAAGTGACGTAGCTAGAAATTTGATAATGGAGCAACACATATCGTGGCAGGTACCGAAGTTACTTAGTCTTCCAAGGGAATACGAGAAGATTTTCACG TATTATCATGAACGACAGTGCCGTCAAGGTCACTCGATTCCCCAAGAGATTAGTATCTGTTTGTTATGTGGTGCCATTGTTTGTCTGAGACAAAACTGTTGCAAACAGATGAATGTATGTGAAGTTGTTCAA CATTCAATTGACTGCGGAGGTGGTACTGGTATATACTTAGTTGTAACATCAACTTATATCGTTGTAATACGGGGTCGGCGAGTTTGTTTATGGGGATCTTTGTATCTCGATGATTTTGAAGAGGAAGATAGAGATCTGAA ACGCGGAAAACCATTATACCTAAGTCAAGATAGATATCAATTACTCGAACAACAGTGGTTAGCACATAGGTTTGATCATACGAAAAAAACATGGGTATGGCATCGTGACATACTGTGA